The Lycium ferocissimum isolate CSIRO_LF1 chromosome 1, AGI_CSIRO_Lferr_CH_V1, whole genome shotgun sequence genome includes a region encoding these proteins:
- the LOC132048558 gene encoding BTB/POZ domain-containing protein At1g03010-like isoform X2 has protein sequence MPISDVSSDLTIEVGSASFALHKFPLVSRSGRIRKLLLEAKDTKISRLNLTGLPGGSDAFELAAKFCYGVNVEITISNVALLRCAARFMEMTEDISEKNLEFRTEVFLKDTVFPNISNSISVLHRCEMLLPVSEEVNLVSRLINAIANNACKEQLTSGLSKLEHNFPPKPVKCLDSETPSDWWGKSLVVLNLDLFRRVLSAVKTKGLKQDIISRILINYAQNSLQGLFIKDPQLVKGSCMDLDLQKRQRIIVETIASLLPTQSRKSSVPMAFLSSLLKSSIAASASTSCRSDLERRIGLQLDQAILEDILIPANPHGNNHSPLYDIDSILRIFSYFLNLDEDDEEDNNPLRDESEMVYDFDSPGSPKHSSIVKVSKLLDNYLAEVALDSNLTPSKYIALAELLPDHARLVYDGLYRAVDIFLKVHPNIKDSERYRLCKTIDCQKISQEACSHAAQNERLPVQMAVQVLYFEQIRLRNAMNGGHNNQFFGMNSQFPQRSGSAAGSGCISPRDNYASVRRENRELKLEVTRMRMRLTDLEKDHVSMKQELVKSHPADKLFKSFTKKLSKLNALFRIRDLRPIGGKANSESRLLFQKRRRHSVS, from the exons AT GCCAATATCTGATGTTTCTAGTGATCTTACAATAGAAGTCGGATCAGCCAGTTTTGCTCTTCACAAG TTTCCTCTGGTTTCTCGAAGTGGAAGAATTAGAAAGCTGCTGCTAGAGGCAAAGGATACAAAAATTTCAAGGCTCAATCTTACTGGTCTTCCTGGTGGATCTGATGCATTTGAACTTGCTGCAAAGTTCTGCTACGGCGTGAATGTTGAGATTACCATATCAAACGTGGCGTTACTGAGATGTGCAGCCaggtttatggaaatgacagaAGACATCTCCGAGAAAAACCTGGAATTTCGTACTGAGGTATTTCTTAAGGATACAGTATTCCCAAACATATCCAACTCGATATCTGTTCTTCATCGCTGTGAAATGCTACTACCAGTATCCGAAGAAGTCAATCTTGTTAGTCGGTTAATTAATGCAATTGCAAATAATGCTTGTAAGGAGCAGCTAACATCTGGTTTGTCAAAGCTGGAGCATAATTTCCCACCAAAACCTGTTAAATGCCTTGATTCCGAGACACCATCAGACTGGTGGGGAAAATCGCTGGTTGTGCTAAATTTGGATTTATTTCGGAGAGTTCTTTCTGCAGTAAAGACAAAAGGTCTCAAACAAGACATTATTAGCAGAATTTTGATAAATTATGCCCAAAATTCTCTTCAGGGGCTATTCATCAAGGATCCTCAGTTGGTTAAAGGAAGTTGCATGGATTTGGATTTGCAGAAAAGACAAAGGATCATCGTCGAAACAATAGCTAGCTTACTACCAACACAATCCAGGAAAAGCTCAGTGCCAATGGCTTTTCTTTCAAGTTTGTTAAAATCTTCAATAGCAGCATCCGCTTCTACTTCTTGCAGATCTGATCTAGAGAGGCGCATCGGTCTGCAACTAGATCAGGCAATTCTTGAAGATATTCTCATCCCTGCAAATCCACATGGAAATAATCACAGCCCTCTCTATGACATAGATTCTATATTGAGGATCTTTtcctatttcttgaatttagaTGAGGATGATGAAGAGGACAATAATCCCCTAAGAGACGAAAGTGAAATGGTTTACGACTTTGATAGTCCTGGATCTCCCAAACATAGCTCAATTGTTAAGGTGTCAAAATTATTGGACAATTATCTGGCAGAAGTTGCATTAGATTCCAACCTAACACCATCAAAGTATATAGCACTAGCAGAGTTACTTCCAGACCACGCCCGTCTAGTTTATGATGGCTTATATCGAGCTGTAGATATTTTCCTCAAG GTTCATCCCAACATTAAGGACTCCGAACGCTACAGACTCTGTAAAACTATTGATTGCCAGAAAATATCGCAAGAAGCTTGCAGTCATGCAGCTCAAAATGAACGGTTGCCTGTGCAAATGGCGGTCCAAGTACTATACTTTGAACAAATCAGACTGAGAAATGCGATGAACGGGGGCCATAATAATCAGTTCTTCGGAATGAATAGTCAGTTCCCTCAGCGTTCAGGCAGTGCAGCAGGAAGCGGATGCATCTCTCCAAGAGATAACTATGCATCAGTCAGGAGAGAAAACAGAGAACTGAAGCTCGAGGTTACAAGAATGAGAATGAGGCTTACAGATTTAGAGAAAGATCACGTCTCCATGAAACAGGAGCTAGTAAAGTCACATCCTGCCGATAAGTTATTCAAGTCATTCACCAAGAAACTAAGCAAGCTCAACGCACTGTTCCGAATAAGAGATTTAAGGCCAATAGGGGggaaagctaactcagaaagtCGGTTACTATTTCAGAAGAGAAGGCGCCATTCGGTTTCTTGA
- the LOC132048600 gene encoding uncharacterized protein LOC132048600 produces MTVSLSKIGNVLPFSRLFRQLELDMETVVKVLQPGPLGIVEHKFSAEEIQKASDTVKQAVSNWRRQADIAKHSPIMKDFIDV; encoded by the exons ATGACTGTTTCGCTTTCGAAAATCGGCAATGTGTTGCCCTTTTCAAGGCTCTTCAG GCAACTGGAGCTGGATATGGAAACTGTAGTTAAGGTACTACAACCTGGTCCACTGGGCATTGTGGAACACAAATTTTCTGCTGAGGAAATACAGAAAGCCAGTGATACTGTTAAGCAGGCAGTGAGTAATTGGCGAAGGCAGGCTGACATTGCGAAACATAGCCCCATCATGAAAGATTTTATCGATGTATGA
- the LOC132048558 gene encoding BTB/POZ domain-containing protein At1g03010-like isoform X1 — translation MGVVTVAELKPSISGKRSFRPSSSARHITEWPISDVSSDLTIEVGSASFALHKFPLVSRSGRIRKLLLEAKDTKISRLNLTGLPGGSDAFELAAKFCYGVNVEITISNVALLRCAARFMEMTEDISEKNLEFRTEVFLKDTVFPNISNSISVLHRCEMLLPVSEEVNLVSRLINAIANNACKEQLTSGLSKLEHNFPPKPVKCLDSETPSDWWGKSLVVLNLDLFRRVLSAVKTKGLKQDIISRILINYAQNSLQGLFIKDPQLVKGSCMDLDLQKRQRIIVETIASLLPTQSRKSSVPMAFLSSLLKSSIAASASTSCRSDLERRIGLQLDQAILEDILIPANPHGNNHSPLYDIDSILRIFSYFLNLDEDDEEDNNPLRDESEMVYDFDSPGSPKHSSIVKVSKLLDNYLAEVALDSNLTPSKYIALAELLPDHARLVYDGLYRAVDIFLKVHPNIKDSERYRLCKTIDCQKISQEACSHAAQNERLPVQMAVQVLYFEQIRLRNAMNGGHNNQFFGMNSQFPQRSGSAAGSGCISPRDNYASVRRENRELKLEVTRMRMRLTDLEKDHVSMKQELVKSHPADKLFKSFTKKLSKLNALFRIRDLRPIGGKANSESRLLFQKRRRHSVS, via the exons ATGGGAGTTGTCACTGTTGCTGAACTGAAGCCAAGCATATCTGGGAAGAGGTCTTTTCGTCCAAGTTCTAGTGCCAGACATATTACTGAATG GCCAATATCTGATGTTTCTAGTGATCTTACAATAGAAGTCGGATCAGCCAGTTTTGCTCTTCACAAG TTTCCTCTGGTTTCTCGAAGTGGAAGAATTAGAAAGCTGCTGCTAGAGGCAAAGGATACAAAAATTTCAAGGCTCAATCTTACTGGTCTTCCTGGTGGATCTGATGCATTTGAACTTGCTGCAAAGTTCTGCTACGGCGTGAATGTTGAGATTACCATATCAAACGTGGCGTTACTGAGATGTGCAGCCaggtttatggaaatgacagaAGACATCTCCGAGAAAAACCTGGAATTTCGTACTGAGGTATTTCTTAAGGATACAGTATTCCCAAACATATCCAACTCGATATCTGTTCTTCATCGCTGTGAAATGCTACTACCAGTATCCGAAGAAGTCAATCTTGTTAGTCGGTTAATTAATGCAATTGCAAATAATGCTTGTAAGGAGCAGCTAACATCTGGTTTGTCAAAGCTGGAGCATAATTTCCCACCAAAACCTGTTAAATGCCTTGATTCCGAGACACCATCAGACTGGTGGGGAAAATCGCTGGTTGTGCTAAATTTGGATTTATTTCGGAGAGTTCTTTCTGCAGTAAAGACAAAAGGTCTCAAACAAGACATTATTAGCAGAATTTTGATAAATTATGCCCAAAATTCTCTTCAGGGGCTATTCATCAAGGATCCTCAGTTGGTTAAAGGAAGTTGCATGGATTTGGATTTGCAGAAAAGACAAAGGATCATCGTCGAAACAATAGCTAGCTTACTACCAACACAATCCAGGAAAAGCTCAGTGCCAATGGCTTTTCTTTCAAGTTTGTTAAAATCTTCAATAGCAGCATCCGCTTCTACTTCTTGCAGATCTGATCTAGAGAGGCGCATCGGTCTGCAACTAGATCAGGCAATTCTTGAAGATATTCTCATCCCTGCAAATCCACATGGAAATAATCACAGCCCTCTCTATGACATAGATTCTATATTGAGGATCTTTtcctatttcttgaatttagaTGAGGATGATGAAGAGGACAATAATCCCCTAAGAGACGAAAGTGAAATGGTTTACGACTTTGATAGTCCTGGATCTCCCAAACATAGCTCAATTGTTAAGGTGTCAAAATTATTGGACAATTATCTGGCAGAAGTTGCATTAGATTCCAACCTAACACCATCAAAGTATATAGCACTAGCAGAGTTACTTCCAGACCACGCCCGTCTAGTTTATGATGGCTTATATCGAGCTGTAGATATTTTCCTCAAG GTTCATCCCAACATTAAGGACTCCGAACGCTACAGACTCTGTAAAACTATTGATTGCCAGAAAATATCGCAAGAAGCTTGCAGTCATGCAGCTCAAAATGAACGGTTGCCTGTGCAAATGGCGGTCCAAGTACTATACTTTGAACAAATCAGACTGAGAAATGCGATGAACGGGGGCCATAATAATCAGTTCTTCGGAATGAATAGTCAGTTCCCTCAGCGTTCAGGCAGTGCAGCAGGAAGCGGATGCATCTCTCCAAGAGATAACTATGCATCAGTCAGGAGAGAAAACAGAGAACTGAAGCTCGAGGTTACAAGAATGAGAATGAGGCTTACAGATTTAGAGAAAGATCACGTCTCCATGAAACAGGAGCTAGTAAAGTCACATCCTGCCGATAAGTTATTCAAGTCATTCACCAAGAAACTAAGCAAGCTCAACGCACTGTTCCGAATAAGAGATTTAAGGCCAATAGGGGggaaagctaactcagaaagtCGGTTACTATTTCAGAAGAGAAGGCGCCATTCGGTTTCTTGA
- the LOC132068718 gene encoding monothiol glutaredoxin-S2-like, giving the protein MESVKKLVAEKPVVMFSKSKCCMCHTIKSLISSFGANLTVYEIDELPNGLQVERALLVLGRRPSVPAVFIGQELIGGANEIMSLHLEGELIPLLKKAKALWL; this is encoded by the coding sequence aTGGAGTCAGTGAAGAAATTGGTAGCAGAAAAGCCAGTGGTTATGTTCAGCAAAAGCAAGTGTTGTATGTGCCACACCATAAAGTCACTCATATCAAGTTTTGGTGCTAATTTAACTGTTTATGAAATTGATGAACTTCCCAATGGCCTACAAGTGGAGAGAGCATTGCTGGTACTAGGCCGAAGGCCTAGTGTTCCAGCAGTGTTCATTGGACAAGAATTAATTGGTGGTGCTAATGAAATCATGAGCCTGCATTTAGAAGGAGAGCTTATTCCTTTGCTCAAGAAAGCTAAAGCTCTTTGGTTATAA
- the LOC132048584 gene encoding NAD(P)H-quinone oxidoreductase subunit T, chloroplastic translates to MASATAPPAPFTFLCRNQSTHEHRNDGRWLTTKQRSHRVVFQVYATQEGPSGRKRAPPGVDTRIHWENDDEGWVGGSKSQSTQGRIKTDEKNLLDEKFSELLNSSADSHYQFLGVSATADLEEIKSAYRRLSKEYHPDTTTLPIRVASEKFMKLREIYDVLSDEEQRRFYDWTLAQEAASREAEKMRMKLQDPRTLEVENWESVPDMVDRLGGRNMELSDQAKTALTFDILIIIFSFCCIIYAVFFKEQY, encoded by the exons ATGGCCTCTGCAACAGCTCCACCAGCTCCATTCACCTTCCTTTGCAGGAACCAAAGCACTCATGAGCACAGAAATGATGGCAGATGGTTGACAACAAAACAGAGAAGCCACCGTGTTGTCTTCCAGGTTTATGCAACCCAAGAAGGTCCAAGTGGGCGAAAACGTGCTCCTCCTGGTGTTGACACAAGAATTCACTGGGAGAACGACGATGAAGGATGGGTAGGAGGAAGTAAATCACAGTCAACTCAAGGACGAATCAAAACAGACGAAAAAAATCTCCTTGATGAAAAATTCTCGGAGCTGCTCAACAGTTCAGCTGATTCTCACTACCA GTTCTTGGGAGTATCTGCAACAGCTGACCTGGAGGAAATTAAATCTGCTTATAGGAGGCTATCAAAGGAGTATCATCCAGACACTACTACCCTTCCCATAAGAGTGGCATcagagaaattcatgaaactaagaGAAATTTATGATGTCCTGAGCGATGAGGAACAACGTCGATTCTATGACTGGACACTAGCTCAGGAGGCAGCAAGCCGTGAAGCAGAGAAAATGAGAATGAAGCTGCAAGATCCACGCACGCTAGAAGTAGAAAACTGGGAATCCGTCCCAGACATGGTGGATCGACTTGGTGGAAGGAACATGGAGCTGAGTGATCAGGCAAAAACTGCCCTCACATTCGATATCTTGATTATTATCTTTTCGTTTTGTTGCATTATATATGCCGTATTCTTCAAGGAACAATATTAG